In Pochonia chlamydosporia 170 chromosome 3, whole genome shotgun sequence, the following are encoded in one genomic region:
- a CDS encoding RNA-directed RNA polymerase (Sad-1) (similar to Neosartorya fischeri NRRL 181 XP_001263772.1) yields MPLPRQQAKLPYRQRASPSKTKSNSKGANVPLSVSGVSYSSKHEWRTRSSIYIGVNNLPVGTSAEYLWRWFQSEGIVTWIEIFRPKLDHGKTFAKVRFEPPPRRNFWRQGFVEVEHPDVQKYPRGLELKVALLEERPSNDKAKDPKYPDKIVLNLESLAFGSMLNPTMMRVMKNVHSPGHLPLELDFDQKIMTVLFSTISQTGHRKTSKTWKARFQISNIKALMESTDSNGARHWVFTLPYPPEYFTEVDNILDTFRGNSQRWSATDTWCRATDIVGDNHDTTRDPIAIHNEIQDDMYIDIGRWTAFRLSFNCNAADNLASYSSFLSALKRLNVSLRPSCNFDTRTDATNLWDCLEDSSAIDTSQPSALLVMPQKVHLPFEVRYQLEVCVSRGILNEYTITIDFLQRLSSIPALDATHRLEYLVDQNEKLVDPMDLFDIEDAKAYAPITQIPTYCTYGRKASITPTTIRFDSPTVETSNRVVRKYSQLQDRFLRVQFVEESELNRAGRNRQNNVKVWERIERALFRGIRIGGRHYQFLAFGSSQLRQSSAYFFCPTDHVSCDDIRAWMGQLDHIKTVAKYAARLGQCFSTTRDVKGIWQPNIKQIDDIERDGQCFTDGVGKISGFLSGFIIDEMTLDVFEHPTAFQFRMGGCKGVLAVWPQAEKMEVHVRPSQAKFKSNFQGLEIVRCAAFSTATLNRQTITILESLGVPQEVFMKLLKDHIHSFENAATDNSVAIDLLTKFVDENQSSLVLAELLKAGFKTDQTVEPFTLNLLNLWISWSFRLLREKARISVPNSAFVLGCVDETGTLRGHSKDTEGSPNKDIQKLPQIFLQYTNPKYPMETNIVKGLCIVGRNPSLHPGDIRVVHAVDNPNLTHLKDVVVFPSKGDRPVPAMLSGGDLDGDDFFIIWDPDLLPKEWNYKPMDYSAPPSRELDRDVSVDDMRKFFVNYMKNDVLALIATAHLGFADEHGPKSSICLELAGLHSQAVDYAKTGVPAEFSSRLQQKRWPHFMEKKSSYRSKKALGALYDEVVKHSFQFHPDWEHSFDKRVLERYELDDDILTAAEKIKGQYDAAVRRLLVQHNVETEFELYTGWVMSGTKVSSDYKRQEDLGREFDALKQRFREQCCNIAGGTESPQLDKFVAAMYKVTETQAKETLNYKEDATAGDISTDSGHEPKFNTPLISFPWIFHWVMIRLAMGDKYKPGKSVLAAARRSRLFNHPHLSQSNFASVTTMSGVDESSSNNQGVSSPAMNTGEPLGQQNTDEGEDVPMQTLESGTKDDTNIGQDGAEDS; encoded by the exons ATGCCTCTGCCACGGCAACAGGCAAAGCTGCCCTACCGGCAAAGAGCCTCGCcctccaagaccaaaagCAATTCAAAAGGTGCCAACGTGCCTTTGAGTGTATCCGGTGTATCTTATTCTTCCAAACATGAATGGCGAACACGGTCAAGCATATATATCGGCGTCAACAATCTGCCTGTCGGTACAAGTGCAGAGTATTTATGGCGTTGGTTTCAATCCGAGGGCATTGTTACTTGGATAGAAATTTTCAGGCCCAAGCTTGACCATGGGAAGACATTTGCAAAGGTTCGTTTTGAGCCTCCCCCCAGACGCAATTTCTGGAGACAAGGGTTCGTCGAAGTAGAGCATCCAGACGTCCAGAAATACCCGAGGGGGTTGGAACTCAAGGTGGCTCTTCTGGAGGAGCGGCCATCAAACGACAAGGCAAAAGACCCAAAATACCCGGACAAGATCGTCTTAAACCTCGAGTCCTTGGCTTTTGGTAGTATGTTAAATCCTACAATGATGCGAGTTATGAAAAACGTCCACTCACCTGGCCATTTGCCGTTGGAACTTGATTTTGATCAGAAAATCATGACCGTCCTCTTTTCTACCATTTCTCAAACTGGGCACCGCAAAACTAGCAAGACCTGGAAAGCACGATTTCAGATCTCTAACATTAAAGCTCTCATGGAATCTACGGACAGCAACGGTGCAAGACACTGGGTATTTACGCTACCGTACCCTCCAGAATATTTCACGGAAGTAGATAACATCCTGGATACGTTCCGAGGCAACTCTCAAAGGTGGTCCGCAACAGATACGTGGTGCCGGGCCACAGATATTGTGGGGGACAATCATGATACCACCAGAGATCCGATTGCTATTCACAATGAAATACAGGACGACATGTATATTGACATTGGTCGATGGACGGCTTTCCGTTTGTCATTTAACTGCAACGCTGCAGATAATTTAGCATCATATTCAAGCTTTCTGTCAGCCTTAAAGCGTCTGAATGTATCTCTCCGGCCGAGCTGCAACTTCGATACCCGTACCGACGCTACCAACCTTTGGGACTGTCTCGAGGATTCGTCAGCCATTGACACGAGCCAGCCTTCTGCTCTCCTCGTTATGCCTCAAAAGGTGCATCTGCCCTTCGAAGTGCGTTACCAGCTCGAGGTATGTGTCTCCCGAGGCATCTTGAATGAATATACAATCACTATCGATTTCCTTCAACGTCTCAGTAGCATACCAGCACTAGATGCTACACATAGACTCGAATATCTTGTCGATCAAAACGAAAAGTTGGTTGACCCCATGGATCTCTTCGATATAGAAGATGCAAAAGCTTACGCCCCAATCACACAAATACCAACTTACTGCACCTATGGCCGCAAAGCTTCTATaacaccaacaaccatcCGCTTTGACTCGCCGACGGTAGAGACGTCCAACCGAGTTGTACGAAAGTACAGCCAGCTCCAAGACCGTTTCTTGCGAGTGCAATTTGTCGAAGAGTCTGAATTGAACCGTGCTGGAAGAAATAGACAAAACAATGTCAAGGTCTGGGAACGAATCGAGCGAGCCTTATTTAGAGGCATCCGCATAGGGGGTCGGCATTACCAATTTTTGGCATTCGGGAGCTCGCAGTTAAGACAGAGCAGCGCATATTTCTTCTGCCCTACTGATCATGTGTCTTGCGATGATATCCGTGCTTGGATGGGGCAGCTTGATCACATCAAAACCGTCGCCAAGTACGCTGCCCGTCTGGGCCAGTGCTTTTCAACAACGCGGGATGTAAAAGGCATATGGCAGCCTAACATTAAGCAAATTGACGACATAGAGCGTGATGGGCAATGTTTCACAGACGGCGTGGGCAAAATATCTGGCTTCCTTTCTGGgttcatcattgacgagatGACCTTGGATGTATTTGAACACCCCACAGCCTTTCAATTCCGTATGGGAGGCTGTAAAGGTGTCCTTGCCGTTTGGCCACAGGCGGAGAAGATGGAGGTTCATGTCAGGccttcgcaagcaaaattcAAATCTAATTTTCAAGGCCTAGAAATTGTACGCTGTGCGGCATTCTCGACGGCGACTCTCAATCGACAAACTATTACAATACTGGAAAGCCTCGGCGTTCCGCAGGAAGTTTTCATGAAACTATTGAAAGATCATATCCATTCGTTTGAGAATGCCGCAACTGACAACTCGGTTGCCATCGACCTGCTCACCAAGTTTGTCGACGAAAATCAATCTTCCTTGGTTCTGGCTGAACTTCTAAAGGCCGGATTCAAGACAGATCAGACTGTGGAGCCGTTCACCCTTAATCTTCTGAATCTCTGGATATCTTGGTCCTTTCGACTTTTGAGGGAAAAGGCAAGAATAAGTGTGCCAAACAGTGCATTTGTCCTAGGGTGCGTTGACGAAACTGGAACACTACGAGGCCATTCTAAGGACACAGAGGGCAGTCCCAATAAGGACATCCAGAAGCTTCCTCAGATTTTTTTGCAATATACGAACCCGAAATACCCCATGGAAACCAACATTGTGAAGGGATTATGCATTGTGGGAAGAAATCCTTCACTTCACCCGGGAGATATTCGAGTTGTCCATGCAGTTGACAACCCAAACCTTACGCACTTGAAAGATGTCGTTGTATTTCCATCAAAAGGGGATCGGCCTGTGCCGGCCATGCTCTCCGGTGGTGACCTTGATGGCGATGATTTCTTTATTATTTGGGACCCTGACCTTCTTCCGAAAGAATGGAATTACAAACCAATGGACTACAGCGCGCCGCCTTCCCGTGAATTAGACCGAGATGTCTCAGTTGATGACATGCGCAAATTCTTTGTCAACTATATGAAAAATGACGTATTGGCTCTCATTGCAACTGCGCATCTTGGATTTGCAGATGAGCATGGACCAAAGTCATCAATAT GTTTAGAATTGGCAGGATTGCACTCTCAGGCCGTAGACTATGCGAAAACCGGAGTACCGGCTGAATTTAGTTCCAGGTTGCAGCAGAAAAGGTGGCCGCATTTTATGGAGAAGAAATCTTCATACAGATCAAAGAAGGCCCTGGGTGCACTTTATGACGAAGTGGTGAAGCATTCTTTCCAGTTTCATCCTGATTGGGAACACTCTTTCGACAAGAGAGTCTTGGAGAGATACGAGCTAGATGATGATATCTTGACCGCTGCCGAGAAAATTAAAGGGCAGTACGACGCTGCTGTGCGGAGACTGCTCGTTCAGCACAATGTTGAAACCGAGTTTGAGCTGTACACTGGCTGGGTCATGTCAGGTACCAAGGTAAGCTCTGACTACAAGAGACAGGAAGACCTGGGTCGTGAATTTGATGCTTTGAAGCAACGGTTCAGAGAGCAGTGCTGCAACATAGCTGGCGGCACCGAATCACCGCAACTGGACAAGTTTGTTGCCGCCATGTATAAAGTTACAGAAACTCAGGCAAAGGAGACACTCAATTATAAAGAGGATGCCACGGCTGGAGATATCTCGACCGACTCAGGTCACGAGCCCAAATTCAATACACCGCTTATCAGTTTCCCATGGATCTTTCACTGGGTAATGATACGTCTTGCCATGGGCGACAAGTACAAGCCAGGGAAGTCTGTTCTGGCCGCGGCTCGACGATCTCGACTGTTTAACCATCCGCACTTGTCACAGTCCAATTTTGCGTCAGTGACAACGATGTCAGGTGTCGATGAGAGCAGTAGCAACAATCAAGGCGTTTCTTCGCCTGCGATGAACACCGGAGAGCCCCTTGGTCAGCAGAATACGGACGAGGGAGAAGATGTACCCATGCAAACCCTCGAATCGGGAACCAAGGATGACACCAACATTGGCCAGGATGGGGCAGAGGATTCGTAG
- a CDS encoding fumarate hydratase class II (similar to Aspergillus terreus NIH2624 XP_001209891.1) — MAAATRTESDAFGEIQVPADKYWGAQTERSLENFRINQPQDRMPPPIVKAFGILKGAAATVNMRYGLDPKIGQAIQQAAKEVADGKLMDHFPLVVWQTGSGTQSNMNANEVISNRAIEILGGEKGSKKPVHPNDHVNRSASSNDTFPTVMHIAAVLELENDLLPALHSLRKAIQAKVDDFEAKKIIKIGRTHLQDATPLTLAQEFSGYVAQLDFGIKRVESSLPDLRLLAQGGTAVGTGINTFQGFAEAIAEEVTKMTGTEFKTAPNKFEALAAHDAIVQAHGSLNTIATSLTKIAQDIRYLGSGPRCGLGELALPENEPGSSIMPGKVNPTQCEALTMVCAQVMGNNVATTIGGMNGQFELNVYKPLVIRNLLHSSRLLADGMRSFEKNLVAGLQANEEKISQIMKESLMLVTCLNPKIGYDMASKVAKNAHKKGLTLKQSAMELQALTEAEFDTLVKPELMIGPSAYKL, encoded by the exons atggctgcAGCTACGCGAACCGAGAGCGACGCCTTTGGCGAGATCCAAGTCCCTGCCGACAAGTACTGGGGCGCCCAGACGGAGCGATCGCTCGAGAACTTTCGCATCAATCAGCCGCAGGATCGCATGCCTCCTCCCATTGTCAAGGCCTTTGGTATCTTGAAGGGCGCAGCTGCGACTGTGAACATGCGATATGGCCTGG ACCCCAAAATCGGACAGGCCATTCAgcaagccgccaaagaagTCGCCGATGGCAAGCTCATGGATCACTTCCCCCTCGTCGTCTGGCAGACCGGCTCCGGCACCCAGTCCAACATGAACGCCAACGAAGTCATTTCCAACCGCGCCATCGAGATTCTTGGCGGCGAAAAGGGCAGCAAGAAGCCCGTTCACCCCAACGACCACGTCAACCgcagcgcctcctccaacGACACCTTCCCGACCGTCATGCACATCGCCGCCGTCCTCGAGCTCGAAAACGATCTGCTCCCCGCCCTGCACAGCCTTCGCAAGGCCATCCAGGCCAAGGTCGACGACTTTgaagccaagaagatcaTCAAGATTGGCCGAACCCACCTGCAGGATGCCACGCCGCTGACTCTCGCCCAAGAGTTCTCCGGCTACGTCGCCCAGCTCgactttggcatcaagcGCGTCGAGAGCTCCCTTCCCGACCTGCGACTACTCGCCCAGGGCGGCACCGCCGTCGGCACCGGCATCAACACCTTCCAGGGCTTCGCCGAGGCCATCGCCGAAGAAGTCACCAAGATGACCGGCACCGAGTTCAAGACCGCCCCCAACAAGTTTGAAGCTCTCGCCGCCCACGACGCCATCGTCCAGGCCCACGGCAgtctcaacaccatcgccaccTCTCTTACCAAGATTGCCCAGGACATCCGCTACCTGGGCAGCGGTCCCCGATGCGGCCTCGGCGAGCTGGCTCTCCCCGAGAACGAGCCcggcagcagcatcatgcccGGCAAGGTCAACCCCACGCAGTGCGAGGCCCTGACCATGGTCTGCGCCCAAGTCATGGGTAACAACGTCGCCACCACCATTGGCGGCATGAACGGCCAGTTCGAACTCAACGTCTACAAGCCCCTCGTCATTCGTAACCTGCTGCACTCATCCCGCCTCCTCGCCGATGGCATGCGCTCCTTTGAGAAGAACCTCGTTGCTGGCCTGCAAGCCAACGAAGAGAAGATTTCTCAAATCATGAAGGAATC TCTCATGCTCGTCACTTGCCTCAACCCCAAGATCGGATACGACATGGCTTCCAAGGTCGCCAAGAACGCTCACAAGAAGGGCCTCACCCTCAAGCAGAGTGCCATGGAGCTTCAGGCCCTCACTGAAGCTGAGTTCGACACCCTCGTCAAGCCGGAGCTCATGATTGGACCTAGCGCCTACAAGCTGTAG